From the Musa acuminata AAA Group cultivar baxijiao chromosome BXJ1-2, Cavendish_Baxijiao_AAA, whole genome shotgun sequence genome, one window contains:
- the LOC135612658 gene encoding transcription factor ILI6-like, whose amino-acid sequence MSSRRPRSWQSSSASRITDEQINDLVSKLQAVLPEARIRRSDRVSAAKVLQETCNYIRSLHREVDDLSERLSELLASTESSSAQAAIIRSLLM is encoded by the exons ATGTCAAGCAGGAGGCCTCGATCGTGGCAGTCGAGCTCGGCGTCGAGGATCACCGACGAACAGATCAATGATCTGGTGTCCAAGTTGCAAGCAGTCCTCCCTGAGGCCCGCATTCGCAGATCCGATAGA GTGTCGGCAGCCAAGGTCCTGCAGGAGACCTGCAACTACATCAGAAGCCTGCACCGCGAGGTGGACGACTTGAGCGAAAGGCTCTCGGAGTTGCTCGCTTCCACGGAGTCCAGCAGCGCTCAAGCTGCCATCATTAGAAGCTTGCTCATGTAG
- the LOC103976401 gene encoding transcription factor ILI3-like, translated as MSGRSSAITDEEINELVSKLQSLLPESRRRRSAGRASASKLLKETCSYIKSLHREVEDLSDRLSDLMATMDSNSPQAEIIRSLLRP; from the exons ATGTCCGGCAGAAGTAGCGCGATCACGGATGAAGAGATCAATGAGCTCGTCTCCAAGCTCCAGTCTCTGCTCCCGGAGTCGCGCCGGCGCAGGAGTGCAGGCAGA GCGTCTGCGTCGAAGCTGCTGAAGGAGACATGCAGCTACATCAAGAGCTTGCACCGGGAGGTGGAAGACCTGAGCGACCGCCTCTCCGACCTAATGGCGACAATGGACAGCAACAGCCCTCAGGCTGAGATCATTCGGAGCCTGCTCAGGCCCTAG
- the LOC108952063 gene encoding homeobox-leucine zipper protein HOX21-like, with protein sequence MSCNGMASSSSSFFSPNYVIHMQTPHEEEHQLSSAVAALLHNTPCNSLQDLRVMAPMIGKRSLSFSGVENGDEMHADDDFSDDGMQTGEKKRRLTVEQVRTLEKNFEQGNKLEPERKMQLARALGLQPRQVAIWFQNRRARWKTKQLEKDYDVLKRQFEAMKSENEALRAQNQKLHAEISALKGREAPELINLNKETEGSCSNRSENSSEINLDISRTSVTESPLNPHQSLPFIHSIRPADMDQLLQSSSRPEMQSPKIETGATEGSFSNLLCGMEDQSASFWPWSDHPNFH encoded by the exons ATGTCCTGCAATGGTATGGCGTCGtcatcctcttccttcttctccccaAATTATGTGATACATATGCAAACTCCTCATGAGGAAGAACACCAACTCTCCTCTGCGGTTGCCGCCCTCCTTCACAACACCCCATGCAACAGTCTCCAAGACCTCAGAG TCATGGCTCCGATGATAGGGAAGAGATCTCTGTCCTTCTCGGGGGTCGAGAACGGCGATGAGATGCACGCCGATGATGACTTCTCGGATGACGGCATGCAGACAggcgagaagaagaggaggctcACCGTGGAGCAGGTGAGGACACTAGAGAAGAACTTCGAGCAGGGGAACAAGTTGGAGCCCGAGAGAAAGATGCAGCTGGCCCGAGCCCTGGGGCTGCAGCCAAGGCAGGTGGCCATCTGGTTCCAGAACAGGAGGGCCAGGTGGAAGACGAAGCAACTGGAGAAGGATTACGATGTCCTGAAGAGACAGTTCGAGGCCATGAAATCGGAGAATGAGGCTCTGCGCGCACAGAACCAGAAGCTCCACGCTGAG ATATCGGCGCTCAAAGGCAGAGAGGCACCGGAGCTGATCAACCTCAACAAAGAAACCGAAGGTTCATGCAGCAACAGAAGTGAGAATAGCTCCGAGATCAACTTAGATATCTCGAGAACATCGGTCACCGAGAGCCCCTTGAATCCTCACCAAAGCCTACCTTTCATTCACTCCATCAGGCCAGCCGACATGGACCAGCTCCTTCAGAGTTCTTCCAGGCCAGAGATGCAATCCCCCAAGATCGAGACCGGCGCCACCGAGGGAAGCTTCAGCAACCTGTTGTGCGGCATGGAAGACCAATCCGCCTCCTTCTGGCCATGGTCAGATCACCCCAACTTCCATTAG